One stretch of Bradyrhizobium canariense DNA includes these proteins:
- a CDS encoding DUF3551 domain-containing protein, which translates to MRKIIGAVAFPALVFTALPASAQPTDPYDYPYCIQGGDYGLPGLCQFTSYRQCSAEASGRLAYCAPNPRFAYGWQPRGRRPYQVQ; encoded by the coding sequence ATGCGCAAGATCATTGGAGCCGTAGCATTTCCAGCCCTTGTGTTCACAGCGCTACCGGCATCCGCTCAACCAACTGATCCCTATGATTATCCCTACTGCATACAAGGCGGGGACTACGGCCTCCCGGGGCTGTGTCAGTTCACAAGCTACCGGCAGTGCTCGGCGGAGGCCTCCGGGAGACTTGCGTATTGCGCGCCGAACCCTCGATTTGCGTACGGATGGCAGCCGCGCGGCCGACGACCTTATCAGGTACAGTGA